From Peromyscus maniculatus bairdii isolate BWxNUB_F1_BW_parent chromosome 19, HU_Pman_BW_mat_3.1, whole genome shotgun sequence, the proteins below share one genomic window:
- the Srp19 gene encoding signal recognition particle 19 kDa protein — MACAAARSPADQDRFICIYPAYLNNKKTIAEGRRIPISKAVENPTATEIQDVCSAVGLNAFLEKNKMYSREWNRDVQYRGRVRVQLKQEDGSLCLVQFPSRKSVMLYVAEMIPKLKTRTQKTGGADPSLQQGEGSKKGKGKKKK, encoded by the exons GTTTATTTGTATCTACCCCGCTTACTTAAATAATAAGAAGACCATAGCGGAGGGGAGGCGGATTCCCATAAGTAAG GCTGTAGAAAACCCTACCGCTACTGAGATCCAGGACGTGTGCTCAgcagttggactgaatgcatttctggAG aaaaacaaaatgtactcCAGAGAATGGAACCGCGATGTGCAGTACAGGGGCCGAGTCCGGGTGCAGCTCAAACAGGAGGACGGCAGCCTCTGTCTGGTGCAGTTCCCCTCAC GGAAGTCAGTGATGCTGTATGTAGCAGAAATGATTCCCAAGCTAAAAACAAGGACACAAAAAACCGGCGGTGCTGACCCCAGTCTTCAGCAAGGAGAGGGGAGtaaaaaggggaaggggaagaagaagaaatga